In Desulfobacterales bacterium, a genomic segment contains:
- the ribE gene encoding 6,7-dimethyl-8-ribityllumazine synthase, whose protein sequence is MVRNLEGNLRADGKKFGVVIARFNSFIVERLLEGALDTLQRSGATAGDIAVARVPGAFEIPLVAKKMAASGRYDAVICLGAVIRGATSHYDLVANEAAKGIAQAGMETGVPILFGVLTTDTIEQAIERAGSKAGNKGSESALAAIEMVNLLAALAN, encoded by the coding sequence ATGGTACGGAACCTGGAAGGGAATCTGCGGGCCGATGGCAAGAAGTTCGGGGTCGTTATTGCCCGCTTTAATTCTTTTATCGTTGAGCGGCTGCTGGAAGGCGCCCTGGATACCCTGCAACGGTCCGGGGCAACAGCCGGCGATATTGCGGTGGCCCGGGTGCCCGGCGCCTTTGAGATTCCGCTGGTGGCCAAGAAGATGGCTGCTTCGGGCCGGTACGATGCGGTAATCTGTCTGGGCGCGGTGATCCGCGGGGCTACCTCTCATTACGACCTGGTGGCCAATGAGGCGGCCAAGGGGATTGCCCAGGCGGGAATGGAGACCGGCGTGCCGATTCTTTTCGGGGTGCTGACCACCGATACCATCGAGCAGGCCATTGAGCGGGCCGGGTCCAAGGCCGGCAACAAGGGCAGCGAGTCAGCCCTGGCGGCAATCGAAATGGTCAACCTGCTCGCCGCCCTTGCCAACTGA